The DNA segment GTGTCGCTCGGTATAGAACTTGGCCTCGGAGCCATGGTAGCACTACGCGGTAAAGGCACCCTCGAAACCGAGGCCTGGACCATTCCTACGGGCGGAGGTGCTGAAACCCTCGTCACCCGAACCACTGAACTGGGCGGTGGCTCCACCATCGGTATTGATACAGACAACACGCGTGGAAGCATCCTGCTCAACTTCCATTTCTAACCTTGATAATCAGACCCCTGATGAACCTGCGGTGAGATGAAAATCCTCTCAGCACAACAGATTCGCGAGGCAGACGCCTATACCATCAAGCATGAGCCCATTGCTTCCATCGACCTGATGGAGCGCGCTGCAAACGCTTGCTTTCAGTGGATCTATGACCGTGCTCCCAAACTCTTTCCATCCCAACTCGACGAGCGCGATTACGTTTTCTACGTGATTTGCGGTGTGGGCAACAACGGTGGCGATGGGCTGGTTATTGCACGGCTGCTGAGCCGCAATGGCTATGAAGTGAAGGTGGTCATAGTGGAATTCTCTAAAAATTACTCTGAAGACTTTTCGGCCAACCTCGCAAAACTCAAGAAAACCAAAGTACCGATAGAAATTGCAAACTCCGCCGAAGTCATACCTGATATCCCGCCCGGAGCCCTCGTGATTGATGCACTTTTCGGAACAGGTCTCGCGCGCCCGGCCGAAGGTTTGGCCCTGTTGGCCATCCAGAATATCAACGCTTCCGGTGCGCGGGTGGTATCTGTTGACATGCCCTCGGGACTGTTTGCTGAAGACAACCGGGAGAACGATTACCAAGGAGTGGTTCGCGCCCATCACGTGCTTACGTTTCAGTTTCCCAAATTGGCTTTTTTATTGGGTGATACCGCCCGGCTTTGCGGAAAAGTTGAGGTACTCGACATTGGTCTTCACAGGGACTTTACAGACAAGGTAGAAACCCCTTATTTCTGTGTGTCGGATGAATGGGTGCGACAACGGATACTGCCCCGGGAGCGTTTTGGTCACAAAGGCACCTTTGGGCATGTGGCTGTGGTTGCAGGTTCTTACGGAATGATGGGGGCCGCTGTACTCTGCTCGCGCTCAGCTTTGCAGGGAGGAGCAGGGGCGGTAACGGCTTTTGTGCCCGAAGTCGGCGTGCAGGTTGTTCAAACTGCTGTACCCGAAGTGATGGTGAAACCCGTTGGAGATCATGCCATTTCCGGAGACAAGTTTCCGCCCAAAGAAATGGGCGCGTGGGCAATCGGTCCGGGCATAGGCACCCAAAAAGATACGGGCAGCTGGCTTAAAGCGGCTTTGGCGCAGTGCGATGCCCCCTTGGTGCTCGACGCTGATGCACTGAATATCCTCTCCGAAAACAAAGCCTGGTTGAAATCGCTTCCTGCGGACACCATTCTCACCCCTCACCCTGGTGAGTTTCGTCGTTTGGCCGGCGATTGGAGCACC comes from the Cryomorphaceae bacterium genome and includes:
- a CDS encoding NAD(P)H-hydrate dehydratase, producing MKILSAQQIREADAYTIKHEPIASIDLMERAANACFQWIYDRAPKLFPSQLDERDYVFYVICGVGNNGGDGLVIARLLSRNGYEVKVVIVEFSKNYSEDFSANLAKLKKTKVPIEIANSAEVIPDIPPGALVIDALFGTGLARPAEGLALLAIQNINASGARVVSVDMPSGLFAEDNRENDYQGVVRAHHVLTFQFPKLAFLLGDTARLCGKVEVLDIGLHRDFTDKVETPYFCVSDEWVRQRILPRERFGHKGTFGHVAVVAGSYGMMGAAVLCSRSALQGGAGAVTAFVPEVGVQVVQTAVPEVMVKPVGDHAISGDKFPPKEMGAWAIGPGIGTQKDTGSWLKAALAQCDAPLVLDADALNILSENKAWLKSLPADTILTPHPGEFRRLAGDWSTNYERLQLLREFASNHKVYVVLKGANTSTATPDGDVFFNTTGNSGMATAGSGDSLTGIIASLRAQGYAARDAAVIGVFLHGRAGDLAALEHGEHALIASHITQFLGNAFLSLNLPQN